AATTGAATCTGTCGTATTCAAGTGTGGGAACTCTCACAAACCACGATTTTACAAATAAATTCTAAAATTTGTAGGAACTCATACTTTTAAAAAAATCTTTCTCAACTGAACTCACGTTAAAATGGGATTTAAATTTGATGATGACCGTAAAACAGCGATTTTGTGCAAAAATCGGACTGGACGATGATTTAAGTAGTTCTCACAACTTTCAAAGTTTAACTGTAAATCCACGATTTGTGAGAGTTCCCACATCTATTTTTCTTACAAAAAAATTGACCTAAGATTAACGTGAGCAGGACGTAAGAAAATAAGAAAGAATTTTCTAAAAGTAGTAGTTCCCACGTTTAAGAAAAAAATCTGCAGGTTCAAATTCCAATTTTTTTTCATAAAAATGAATCATGGATTTCTTTACGAACTCACGTTAAAATATAAATTTGTGGCAGATTAAGTCGTATTACAGATCTTTAAACATTCATTTTTTGTGACTCGAGTTGGGGAGTTCTTCATTTTATTTTTTATGGAAAAATCAGGTTTTTATAAAACAAATCTCTTACGCCTGCTCGCGTTAAGATAAAACGGATTCTTTACGTCGAATTCAGTGAGTTCGACATAAGAAAACCGGGGCGAATCCGGCTTGCCACAGGCAGCCGGCCGGGCTCTCAGCTCTGGTCAATAAATTGCATACAGGAAACATAATACAACAATCGTCTTTAGATTCAATTTATTGACCCCGCATCGATCCCTTTCGCGTTACGCCCTGCTCACGTTAAATAGATTCCGAAAATTTGGGCCAAACGGAAAATCATTGAAGGTAGGAATTACTAAAAAAACTGAATCGACCGCATTTACGGAACGATCTAAATCGAAGTTCAGAGATGTCGGTTCCACAGACCACGCCGACTCCGGGCTCACCGTTTGGTCTTTCGCGCTTGGATGTCGTTTAGGTCACAATAGTCAAGCGCTCTGACCAAGTCCTTCGTGTCGCTTGCGGAGGAATTCAGTTTATTAAAAATTTCTAAAGAATTATCGTGTAAAATTCTTTGAGGTTTTGGAACAAGTTCTTATACTAATATTCAAAACGTAGAATGGACTTGGCCGGAGTTACGACCTGAAAAAAAGTTTTACTCTGGGAATTTTTAAATAAAGTATCCTTAGGAAAACGGACCAAAAAACGATACATGTGTTCCGTCTCTGTAGTAATATCCGAATCATAAACAAAGGTGCCTGAAGAATAAACTCCGGGTGGAGCCGTATAAAAAGGATAACCGAAGGTTCCATAGACAGGAAGAGCTGAAAAACGATAGTTACGAATTCTAGCAGTAAAAGATTGAACGTAATAATTCCAAATTTTGTCGGCGGGAATGTCGTTTAAGTAAAATTGAAAATCCAAAAACTCAGGAAGAACTCTTGTTTCCGGAACGATCTGAAAAAGGATATAAATACCTTCCGAGCCGTTGAGCGAATCGGCTTCTTTCCATCGTTCGATCCTGTCCTTTGGAATTCTGGAGGCCAGTTCGTTTTTAATATCCTTTCTGATTTCTTCAAGGTCACCCTTTTCAATTTTAGAGGCGGAAACGAAAAAACCGGCTCCGTAAAAAGGAAGTTCAGAAAGACGGTTCGGTTCTCCTTGAAGTTTAAGATTTTTTCCTGAACAATCTATTAATAAAAAAGAATATATAAATATACTAAAATAATAGGATATTTTTAAAAAGGTCATCTGAGGCGTTTTAGGAAAAAGAAATGCCTTCAGATCAACAATTTGGTTCCACAGGAAGGACAAAAATTGGCTCCATAGAAAGCTATTTTAAAACCACATTCATGACAAAATTTGGGGATGGTTTCGGATGAGATTACCTGTTTTGGAATGTTCTGGGTGACGGATCTGATTTTTTCGTCGAAGTCTTCTAAGTCCTTAACAATTCCGGAAGAGATGGAATGAAATTCTGACTCAGTGAGTTTGCCAGTATCAAATTCGATTTTTATATCTCTTAGGTTTTCTAAAATCACCTCTCTCCGATTGATCAGTTCCGACTTTTCGGATTCGATGTCGGATGTTTTAGAGTGGTTTACAAATCGGATCCATAAAAATGGAGAAAGAATGATTCCAAGTAAAATAACGTAGAACGAAATGAGTAAAGGGTCCATTATTTTTGTTTTTCCTGTATCTCGGAAATATATTTCTGAAAAGAATCTTCTACTTGTTTGACTGAATTCCCGGATTCCTGAGTTCGTTTTAAAGAACCCGGATTTTTTCGTTTCATATAAAGATAGATGAGTATGATTCCTAAAAAACCAGCGAGAACAAGACTTAAGTTGATCCAAGTAGAATCCGGAGTCGCCAGAATATTCTCACCAAAACCGAAGACGACGGAGTTTGCCATTCCGGTATTACCCGCTTCCACGAATTTTTGGATCACCGGATCGGAGAGAGCTTCTTCTCCAAAACCGTGAACCATTTTATCTACGATTACGTCCGCGTTTTCCCCTTTTTGAATCCTGTTTTCTATAAAAAGTTTCAATTTGGCCGAAACGGTACAATTGTTAAACGAACAACTTTTGATTGTAATCGAAGGGATACAGATACATCTGATTTTAGAAGTGACTTCGTGAAAAGTTCGGATCTGATCCGGTTCCGTTAAGTTGGTGAATGTGGAATCCGCGGACAAAGAACTAAATGAGCCGTTCAAAATGAACACGCACCAAAAAATAAATAAAATTAGAATATTATGAAATACTATCTTCATAATCTGGATTCTCCGATCGGAAGCAGGATCAAAAGTCCCGAAAAGAAAAATAACAAAGAACCCACCCAAATGAATTTTACTAGAGGGTTTACCCAGACTTCTAAATTGGCTACGAGTTGCCTCGGAAATCGGTTGAAGTTTTCTAATTTACGAACAGGCTGATTCTCATTTGTAAAAAGATAATTCATAAAAAGTATGGGAAGGTCTGGATTTTCATCGGAAAGATCGGAATGTTCGATGGCCCCGAGTTGAATGTATAAGTCTTCTTTAGGAGTGGAAGAAATTGCGGGTTCACTTGTAGGGATATGAGTTTCAAAGTCTCCGCTTAAGTGAGAGATTTGTGGATAAAATCTTCTTTCTGTAACCATCGTGGAAAATTCTTTTAGGTTCCGTTTTACTTGAAAGGTCGCTTCGTGAGAAACGATAACGTTCTGAATATTGAGACCGTTTTTGGCTTCTCCGCTAACGAGAGGTTTGATTTTTAAAGTATGAGCGGAGATCTGATAGTTACCTAAAACGCCAGTGTCCTGGCTGGAATATACGATTTCGTTTTTTTCGGGTGCGTTTAAAAAGTAGAAAAACTTAATAGAAGTGTTTTGTTTAAACGCGTTTCCTGCATAACCTATAAAAAGTATCACCATCGCCAAGTGAACTAGATAACCTCCGTATCTTCTTTTATTTTTTAAAAGCATCCTAAATCCGGAAAAAAAATAATTCTCGTTTGGATACGCAGTTTTTCTGGCGATGATTCCTCTATGATACTCCTGTACAATCCCTGCAATCGTAAAAATTCCGAGACCGACCGCGATCACTGAATAAACTTCTCCTAATACGTCACCTAAACTATATTCGCTGATCGTAAAGTTTTTAGTATAAAATAAAATGTAAATTCCAGCTCCTGCAATTCCGACTAATAACGGTTTGAGTAAAGTGGAGAAGAAAATTTTATCTGCGCCTTTTCTCCAAGCCAGAAGTGGGGCCGAACCCATCAAAAGGATCAAAAGAATTCCGGAGGGAACTCCCCAAGAGTTAAACCAAGGGGCCTTAAATTCTCTTCCGTAAAGAAGAGGAGAAAATACTCCTAGAAGAATTGCTAGGGTTGCAATCACAAGAAGAAAGTTATTAAAAAGAAAACTTCCTTCTTTGGAAGTCATTGCGTCTAAATTGTGTTCCGGTTTTAGAGAATTTCTGCGGTAGATTAGAAATCCTAAAAAAAATAAAAAGCTGATTCCGATGTAGATGATGAACGGAGTGCCAATTGTGGACTTGGAAAAACTATGAGGACCTTCGAGTACTCCACTTCGAGTGATCCAAGTTCCTAATAAACAAAAATGAAAAGCGAGTATGATCAAAAGCATATTCCAAAACTTTAACATACCTCTTCTTTCTTGGATGATCATAGAATGAAGAAACGCAGTGGATAAAAGCCAGGGCATAAGAGAGGCGTTTTCCACCGGATCCCAGGCCCAGTAACCTCCCCAACCTAATTCTTCGTAAGCCCATTTGGAACCGAGTAGAATTCCGGTTCCTAAAAAAAACCAAGAAAAGATAGTCCATCTTCTAACAAAACGAAACCAATTTTCGGAAAGATGTCCTGTGATTAAAGCCGAAGCTGCAATTGCAAAAGGAATCGCAAAACTTACGTAACCCACATAAAGAATCGGAGGATGAATGATCATTGCCCAGTGTTGTAAAAGAGGGTTTAATCCTCTTCCTGCAACTGCCGCCGGTTGAAATTCTCGAAAGGGTTGAGCATCCGGATAAAATACGGCGAGATAAGAAAAAAAAGCAGATATGACGGCTAACGTTAAATTTAAGATAGGGATTCTATCTTGGGTTAGATCTTTTGTTTGCCAAAGAACGATAAAAGTAAAAATAGAAAGTAAAAGATTCCAAAAAAGCAGGGAACCGGAAGATCCGGACCAAATGCCGGTAAGTTTATAAAATAAAGGTAGGTGTTCGTTCGAATGCATTACCACGTAATAGTTGGAAAGATCGGTTCTGAATAATTGAACGAGTAAAACTATAAATCCGAGAAGAATGACCGCGGAATTGGTCATCAAAGTGTATCTACCTAGTTCGATCGCTTTTTTGTCACGTTTCCAAAGTCCGTAAGACGTTTGTAAGATTGAAAATATTAGAACCGCAAATGACGTAATAATACAAAGTGCGCCGAAATCATTCATATTAAAAAATTATAATCCTTTTTATTTTACTTATTTTCTTCCGAATAATCTGCTTCGTATTTGGAAGCACATTTTGCTTCTACGTGATCGGAAACGAGTATTCCGTCTTTCATATAACCGTCTACTCGTGCTCGTGTACCTTCTTTAAAAGCGTCCGGGAGTAGGGTTTCTCCGGTAAAAAAAACGGGGATTTGTTTATCGTTGAATTCTAAGATGAATTTTGCGGTTTTGCCTTCTCGAGTTACGGATCCTAATTTTACAAAACCTCTGACTCTTAAAAGATCGTTTTCGTATTTTGTAGGAGAGGCGGCCAGTTCCGAGGCGTCGAGTAGGGTATAAGAGGTTTCCTTAGAGGAGAAGTAAGCGATGGAGCCGAGGGATAAAAGGATGATCCCAGATAGTACCGTAAATTTTATATTCATCGTTGAAGTTCCGACTGTTTTTCGTTTTAGACCATAAAATCAGAACGGATGGGCGGAGAAAAGTGTAAATCCCCCGTTATGGATCTAGTTCAGTGGAATCTCTGGCTCTTGGAGGTTCGTTTTTTAGATTCATGTAGGAACTCTCACAAATTGAGGATTTTACAGATGAACTTTTCAAATGTGGGAACTCTCACAAATTGAGGATTTTACAGATGGACTTTTCAAATGTGGGAACTCTCACAAATTGAGGATTTTACAGATGAACTTTTCAAATGTGGGAACTCTCACAAATCGAGGATTTTACAGATGAGCTTTTCAAATGTGGGAACTCTCACAAATCGAGGATTTTACAGATGGACTTTTCAAATGTAGGAACTCTCACAAATCGAGGATTTTACAGATGAACTTTTCAAATGTGGGAACTACTGCAAAATCTAGATTAAAAGTTTCGGATTTTATGAACCAAAATACCGATCCATTCTTTAATAGAAATCGTGGAATTTTCAAGACAACCTGTAGAGGGAAAGAAATTATCCAAGGTTAAAACTGCTTTTTGGGAACGAAAATCGGTAGGGAAGGGGATGATCGTGATTCCATTTTCCTGAAAGATTTCGACGGACCTTTTCATATGAAAAGAAGAAGTCACTAAAATCACCGAATTCCAACCGTGTTCTTTTAGAAGTCCTACGGCAAAACTTTTGTTTTCGGCGGTATTTCTACTTTTAGATTCTAAGATCAAAGAGGAATCGGGTATACCCATTTGTTTTAGAAATCTGCCCGCCGGTTCGGATTCCGGCACTGTTTGATAAAAAAGATTTCCGGAACCTCCGGAGAATAGAATTTTAGGTGCCTTCTTGGCTTTATAAAGTCGGACCGTTTCGGTAAGTCTTTCTGCGCTGTTGGAAAGATCGACCGGTTCGTCGTGAATGCTTAACGTTGAAACCATTCCGCCTAACACAAGTATGACGTCTGCTTTTGGAAGTTGTTCCAAAGAAACCGGAGGATAATAAATTTCTAAAGATTGAATCAGTTTTTGGGAAACCGTACTTGTGGATAAGGTCCAAAGAAACAAAACGGGAAGCCAAACGGAAAATTTTTCTTTCCATTTTTTGAGTTTTGCACCAACAAGCAAAAGAATCAAAAGAACCAACGGTAGAGGAAATAGAAACAGAGTGGCGAGTTTTGAAATAGAGAATAAGATCGTAGACATTTAAAAATTTTCCCCTAATTGTTAGAACAAAAAAAATACCTAAAAATATGTCTTCAAAATTAAACAGGTCCTGGAATTTTTTCATTATCATTTCAAGAGTTAGGCCCGCAAAAGCCGTTTGGTTTTATGCAAAAATTGGAATCTTGATATGGATTTTATAAAGTTCCTTTTTTAACAAGAATTCGGCGTAGGAAAATCAGGGCGAATCCGGCTGCTATGGGCAGCCGGACCGGGCTCTTTAGCTCCGGTTAATAAATTGCATGCAGGAAATGTAATGCAACATATCGTCTTAAGTCGCAATTTATTAACCCCGCATCGATCCCTTTCGCGCTAATTCACCTGATTATAGAACACGATACCGTCTAACGATCCAGAAAACTCAGCGAATGATTCTCTAAAGATCGGCATTCAGTAAGTGAAACGCTTTGGTTTGAAAGAGCGTTCTGCTAAAGTTCCCCGCGTCGATTAATTTCGCATAACGTCAAATTCTAGTTTGTAAAAAACTGAGAATGTAGGATTTACCACAAAAAGTTAAATAATCCGGGCCGACTTGATTTTTGGGAATTTCTGCGTCTCAAACCGCATTACAAATTTTTAAACATTGATTTTTTATGGAAAAATCAGGTTTTTATCAAACAATCTCTTACGACGAATTCACGTTAAATTATTACTTGTAAGTCAATCGGCATTAAAATGCCGATTTCCATCCATTGCGAACAAAGTAAGAAATGTGGTCGTAAGACCGTGGTAATTTCAACCTACGTTCTCTTCGATAGAGAAAGAAAGGTCGCATCAAAAACGATCGCAAAGAAGATTCAATTTGCTAAAAAGAAAAAATTAAAATTAGTTAAATATGTCACAAAGCTTGTCGTTTCCATTCTAATGGAGTAGGCAAATGTGGTCGTAAGACCGCCCACATAGTTTCAATCCGCTTCCTTCTTAAACAAAGGAAGAAACCTGGGGACTGGGGTCGCTTCCGGAAACGCTTCGGCAAGTTTCAATCCGCTTCCTTCTTAAACAAAGGAAGAAACATTGACACAAAAAATTTCACACCACAACAAAGAAGTTTCAATCCACTTCCTTCTTAAACAAAGGAAGAAACAGCGGTTAGAAAAGTCTCAATTTATGAATTAGAAAAAACTTTATTACCTTTTCTAGACATAATAATTGCGAACCTAATCGTAACATACTGTAATTGCTGAGCAAAACCCATTCAATCCACAAATGGCGACCGTCTATTGAAACGCGAAAGGGTCGCAAAGGATCGGGAGAAACAGGTTCGCAAAAAGCGTTTCATCATAAAATGACCCAGGTTTTAAAGTCAAGAATATTGAATTCCGGATTGTTCAGTTTGTGACTAAAAAGATCGATTTTGAAATTTAACTCAAGGGTTCTTTCATTCTTGTTGAGATGATTGTCCAAGCGCTGGACTTGAAAACTTAGCTAATTCAGAAATCATAGAATCAGAGCGTATAGAATTTTGTCTAAACTAAATCTGTTTCTAAAATTTGTAGAGCCTTATTATAAGTAAATAATGGAATATTCTAAAAATATAGAAGTTCTAAATGGATTGTATTTCAGAATATATGCTTATCGAAGTAGAATTTACACTATAACATTTGGGATAAAAACATAACAAGGTTTTATGCCAAAGAAAGATAAAAATGAACAAACTACAAAAAAATAAAGTATTTTTAATCTATAAACTCTGCACAAAATAGATAGAATAAAGTTGTTGAAAAATTCCATAGTGGCGTTTAACAAAACTATTTCAATTGCTCGTTTCCATGAAATAGAAACAGATGGAGAATTCATTTTTCAATAACTCTAATGCCGTTATGAATAAAAATTTTATAATATTTTAATGTATAGACTTAAGATTTTGTTCGAAGGAGAATTAAATCGAACTTTGTTAGTTTTAAAAAGAAATACGATTAACCATTAAGAAGGTATTGGTTTATACCAAAACGATTAACGTTAATTGGAACGATCATTATATAATGTATAAAATAAAAACGAAAATAAAGATTATTTTTAAAATAACTAAAGTCTAACTAGATGAAATAAGGAGGGTTCACAATGAATGCAATCACGATCTTTGCGCTTGCGTTGTTGGCAGTTCCTGTTTTTGCCCGTTTTGCTCGGGTGACAAAAGAGGCGATGGGTAGGTATCACTTGATCGGCTTGGGAGGATTGTTTTTGATTTTGGGTGAAGCAACCCGAATGACCGCGGACAAAATTTCTCCAATTGCCACACTCCTACCTGTAATTGACATTGTCACTGTGGTATTAGCATACGCGGGGGTTCTCTTCGGGACACTATGGCTGTCAGTGTATTATATAAAACACCCGAATGAAATTTGAAAATTCTTAAGCAAGAATAAAAAAAGGGCGGGTTCTTATCCCGCCTTTTTTATAAAAGGATCACTTCTTACGGTTAGATTTTTATCAAACGATATGTTACGAATTTATTTTAAAATTTAGAATATAATATTTTCATTAAATATAAATGAATTTCTAATGACCGGAACATTCTGAAGTAACAAAATAAAATAACCTATCTAAAAATCTCAGAATTCATAAAAAGTTCAATCATACGATCTTTATACAATAGAACGTAGTTAATTTTTATCGAAAGTTTCTCTTAAAGTTTAAAATATTCAGTACTTATTATATAGTTGTAAAAAAAATGGTTCAAAAAATTGTAAATGAAAACGATCCTTAGATCGTATAATCACTATTAAATAGAGTCGTTGAAAAATGAATCTTTCTCTGTTTTTTCATTAAAGTGAATCTATAAAACCG
This genomic window from Leptospira kirschneri serovar Cynopteri str. 3522 CT contains:
- a CDS encoding cytochrome c maturation protein CcmE codes for the protein MNIKFTVLSGIILLSLGSIAYFSSKETSYTLLDASELAASPTKYENDLLRVRGFVKLGSVTREGKTAKFILEFNDKQIPVFFTGETLLPDAFKEGTRARVDGYMKDGILVSDHVEAKCASKYEADYSEENK
- a CDS encoding cytochrome c-type biogenesis protein — encoded protein: MKIVFHNILILFIFWCVFILNGSFSSLSADSTFTNLTEPDQIRTFHEVTSKIRCICIPSITIKSCSFNNCTVSAKLKLFIENRIQKGENADVIVDKMVHGFGEEALSDPVIQKFVEAGNTGMANSVVFGFGENILATPDSTWINLSLVLAGFLGIILIYLYMKRKNPGSLKRTQESGNSVKQVEDSFQKYISEIQEKQK
- a CDS encoding heme lyase CcmF/NrfE family subunit, which gives rise to MNDFGALCIITSFAVLIFSILQTSYGLWKRDKKAIELGRYTLMTNSAVILLGFIVLLVQLFRTDLSNYYVVMHSNEHLPLFYKLTGIWSGSSGSLLFWNLLLSIFTFIVLWQTKDLTQDRIPILNLTLAVISAFFSYLAVFYPDAQPFREFQPAAVAGRGLNPLLQHWAMIIHPPILYVGYVSFAIPFAIAASALITGHLSENWFRFVRRWTIFSWFFLGTGILLGSKWAYEELGWGGYWAWDPVENASLMPWLLSTAFLHSMIIQERRGMLKFWNMLLIILAFHFCLLGTWITRSGVLEGPHSFSKSTIGTPFIIYIGISFLFFLGFLIYRRNSLKPEHNLDAMTSKEGSFLFNNFLLVIATLAILLGVFSPLLYGREFKAPWFNSWGVPSGILLILLMGSAPLLAWRKGADKIFFSTLLKPLLVGIAGAGIYILFYTKNFTISEYSLGDVLGEVYSVIAVGLGIFTIAGIVQEYHRGIIARKTAYPNENYFFSGFRMLLKNKRRYGGYLVHLAMVILFIGYAGNAFKQNTSIKFFYFLNAPEKNEIVYSSQDTGVLGNYQISAHTLKIKPLVSGEAKNGLNIQNVIVSHEATFQVKRNLKEFSTMVTERRFYPQISHLSGDFETHIPTSEPAISSTPKEDLYIQLGAIEHSDLSDENPDLPILFMNYLFTNENQPVRKLENFNRFPRQLVANLEVWVNPLVKFIWVGSLLFFFSGLLILLPIGESRL
- a CDS encoding LIC10816 family protein, which codes for MNAITIFALALLAVPVFARFARVTKEAMGRYHLIGLGGLFLILGEATRMTADKISPIATLLPVIDIVTVVLAYAGVLFGTLWLSVYYIKHPNEI
- a CDS encoding zinc ribbon domain-containing protein: MDPLLISFYVILLGIILSPFLWIRFVNHSKTSDIESEKSELINRREVILENLRDIKIEFDTGKLTESEFHSISSGIVKDLEDFDEKIRSVTQNIPKQVISSETIPKFCHECGFKIAFYGANFCPSCGTKLLI
- a CDS encoding YdcF family protein — encoded protein: MSTILFSISKLATLFLFPLPLVLLILLLVGAKLKKWKEKFSVWLPVLFLWTLSTSTVSQKLIQSLEIYYPPVSLEQLPKADVILVLGGMVSTLSIHDEPVDLSNSAERLTETVRLYKAKKAPKILFSGGSGNLFYQTVPESEPAGRFLKQMGIPDSSLILESKSRNTAENKSFAVGLLKEHGWNSVILVTSSFHMKRSVEIFQENGITIIPFPTDFRSQKAVLTLDNFFPSTGCLENSTISIKEWIGILVHKIRNF